From one Pseudactinotalea sp. HY158 genomic stretch:
- a CDS encoding MFS transporter produces MTLPPARPPLSREGRLVLWIAILASFVAFLDGTVVNVALPAIENELGGGLVTQQWVVDAYLITLGALILVAGSLSDVFGRIVVIRVGLIGFGLTSVAVGLAPTALTMILARGAQGIAGAMLVPSSLALITSTFGGRAQSRAIGTWTGATTTAMVVGPVLGGALVDLASWRLVFLINVVPIAITLGLLHRLARTGRRDRRDPAARVDWPSAALCTIGLSGVVFALIEQGRLGWSAATIWGPFAVGAICLGVFLARQRRLPQPMMPLTLFRVRNFSHGNLATTFVYAALGLYGLVVAVYLQQGAGMPATVAGLVLLPPTILMILGSSRVGDRAGRVGPRAFMTAGPIVMAAGALGLLRVADSFDLWTQVLPSVVVFGIGLTLTVAPLTSAVLGSIEPARAGIASAINNAIARVAGLLAVAALGPITGGVLDLGGFHRVAVVVAVLLALGGLASYAGIRNPSAPEPG; encoded by the coding sequence GTGACCCTCCCGCCGGCCCGCCCGCCGCTCTCCCGCGAGGGCCGGCTCGTGCTGTGGATCGCGATCCTCGCCTCGTTCGTCGCGTTCCTCGACGGCACGGTCGTCAACGTGGCCCTGCCCGCCATCGAGAACGAACTGGGCGGCGGGCTCGTGACCCAGCAGTGGGTCGTCGACGCCTATCTCATCACGCTCGGCGCGCTCATCCTCGTGGCCGGCTCCCTCAGCGACGTGTTCGGGCGGATCGTCGTGATCCGGGTCGGGCTCATCGGCTTCGGCCTCACGTCCGTGGCCGTGGGGCTCGCCCCGACCGCGCTCACGATGATCCTCGCCCGCGGCGCCCAGGGCATCGCCGGGGCCATGCTCGTGCCGAGTTCGCTCGCCCTGATCACCTCGACGTTCGGCGGCCGCGCCCAGAGCCGCGCGATCGGCACCTGGACCGGCGCGACCACGACGGCGATGGTCGTGGGCCCGGTGCTCGGCGGCGCCCTCGTGGACCTGGCGTCCTGGCGACTCGTGTTCCTCATCAACGTCGTGCCGATCGCGATCACGCTCGGACTGCTTCACCGGCTCGCCCGCACGGGCCGGCGCGATCGGCGCGATCCCGCGGCGCGGGTCGACTGGCCCAGCGCCGCCCTGTGCACGATCGGCCTGAGCGGGGTGGTGTTCGCACTCATCGAACAGGGCCGGCTCGGGTGGTCGGCGGCGACGATCTGGGGACCGTTCGCCGTCGGAGCGATCTGCCTGGGCGTGTTCCTCGCGCGGCAACGGCGGCTGCCGCAGCCGATGATGCCGCTCACGCTGTTCCGGGTGCGCAACTTCTCCCACGGGAACCTCGCCACCACGTTCGTGTACGCCGCGCTCGGCCTCTACGGGCTCGTCGTGGCGGTGTACCTCCAACAGGGCGCCGGCATGCCGGCCACGGTCGCCGGGTTGGTTTTGCTCCCGCCGACGATCCTCATGATCCTCGGCAGCTCCCGGGTCGGGGACCGGGCGGGGCGCGTCGGCCCGCGGGCGTTCATGACCGCCGGGCCGATCGTCATGGCCGCCGGCGCGCTCGGGCTGCTGCGGGTCGCGGACTCCTTCGACCTGTGGACGCAGGTGCTGCCCTCGGTGGTCGTGTTCGGGATCGGATTGACGTTGACGGTCGCGCCGCTCACCTCGGCGGTGCTCGGGTCGATCGAACCCGCGCGCGCGGGGATCGCCTCGGCGATCAACAACGCCATCGCCCGCGTGGCCGGGCTGCTCGCCGTGGCGGCCCTCGGACCGATCACCGGCGGCGTGCTCGACCTCGGCGGGTTCCACCGCGTCGCCGTCGTCGTCGCGGTGCTGCTCGCCCTCGGCGGCCTCGCCTCCTACGCGGGCATCCGCAACCCCTCCGCACCCGAGCCCGGATGA
- a CDS encoding HTTM domain-containing protein, protein MTDTTRDAGPQEGATAPEQADRGEAPSSTRRGPLTAAGSLAGTLLSELFGVLGRGLDRGIERIEYWLVDARHARYGLAITRILLGLTGLGLLITNFRTRYYAFGSGSAWNGEAAQPVSDFPQIWIFSLFHRLALHDGWFTLACLVLGALAVLVILGWRTKIVLPIFFVGWVSFIEVNDALGDQGDNMYRITLLALLFADTAGRWSLDARRRGRGQALRGPWWKRAWHGGEFAPAWLTNTLHNLALVAVATHVCFVYASGALYKAGGAAWQHGYAIYNPLQTQRFGPWPELSDLFTTWGPMVAVISWTSIILQMSFPMMLMRRPTRIIALFGICGFHIGIAVLMGLPWFSLAMIAIDAIFVRDVTWARLAGRIGDGWRQARAGDRGDPDGDDTPERGATPATEESEQAREVAAPDEAPEPAR, encoded by the coding sequence ATGACCGACACGACACGCGACGCCGGCCCGCAGGAGGGCGCTACGGCGCCCGAGCAGGCAGACCGGGGCGAGGCGCCGTCGTCCACGCGCCGCGGCCCGCTCACCGCCGCCGGATCACTGGCCGGCACCCTCCTGAGCGAACTGTTCGGTGTCCTCGGCCGCGGGCTCGATCGCGGGATCGAGCGGATCGAGTACTGGCTCGTCGACGCCCGGCACGCCCGGTACGGACTCGCGATCACGCGGATCCTGCTCGGGCTCACCGGACTCGGGCTGCTCATCACGAACTTCCGCACCCGCTACTACGCCTTCGGCAGCGGGTCGGCGTGGAACGGTGAGGCCGCGCAGCCGGTGAGCGACTTCCCGCAGATCTGGATCTTCAGCCTCTTCCACCGGCTCGCGCTGCACGACGGGTGGTTCACGCTCGCCTGCCTCGTGCTCGGCGCCCTCGCCGTGCTCGTGATCCTCGGGTGGCGCACGAAGATCGTCCTGCCGATCTTCTTCGTCGGGTGGGTCTCGTTCATCGAGGTGAACGACGCGCTCGGCGACCAGGGCGACAACATGTACCGCATCACGCTCCTCGCGCTCCTGTTCGCCGACACCGCCGGGCGCTGGTCCCTCGACGCGCGCCGGCGCGGGCGAGGGCAGGCGCTCCGCGGCCCCTGGTGGAAGCGCGCCTGGCACGGCGGGGAGTTCGCCCCGGCCTGGCTCACGAACACGCTCCACAACCTCGCCCTCGTCGCCGTGGCGACCCACGTGTGCTTCGTCTACGCCTCCGGCGCGCTGTACAAGGCGGGCGGGGCCGCGTGGCAGCACGGCTACGCGATCTACAACCCGCTGCAGACGCAACGGTTCGGACCGTGGCCCGAGCTGAGCGACCTGTTCACCACGTGGGGCCCGATGGTCGCCGTGATCTCGTGGACCTCGATCATCCTGCAGATGTCGTTCCCGATGATGCTCATGCGCCGGCCGACCCGGATCATCGCGCTCTTCGGGATCTGCGGCTTCCACATCGGCATCGCCGTGCTCATGGGGCTGCCGTGGTTCTCGCTCGCGATGATCGCGATCGATGCGATCTTCGTGCGGGATGTGACCTGGGCCCGGCTCGCCGGCCGGATCGGCGACGGCTGGCGCCAGGCCCGGGCCGGGGATCGCGGGGACCCGGACGGCGACGACACCCCCGAACGCGGGGCCACCCCGGCGACGGAGGAGTCCGAGCAGGCCCGGGAGGTGGCGGCCCCGGACGAGGCGCCCGAACCGGCCCGATGA
- a CDS encoding DUF5819 family protein: MKPNEDSNPNPNPTPARPAVHSGLTTAKRVVILLAVFFTAFHVFATFLWIAPTSALRDVIPGKVLHNYMIPMFGQSWSVFAPDPINGDYRLQVRAVVETDGQPVETEWVDATAAELTMHMHNLFPPRAAMSANDVASRVKGAFDKLDKDQKDVVALGYYDGDDWRDRMETALRAYDDDGVTRYMKADRLASAYSTQVAYAMWGEDVTQVQFSVSRQNVVPYEKRNDPEAERPGVQAVPIGWRGLVEEPGQSRENFAEIFLTGVEESGR, from the coding sequence ATGAAGCCCAACGAAGATTCGAACCCGAACCCGAACCCGACGCCCGCGCGCCCGGCGGTGCACAGCGGACTGACCACGGCGAAACGCGTCGTCATCCTGCTGGCGGTGTTCTTCACCGCGTTCCACGTGTTCGCGACGTTCCTGTGGATCGCGCCCACCTCCGCGCTGCGGGACGTCATCCCCGGCAAGGTGCTGCACAACTACATGATCCCCATGTTCGGTCAGAGCTGGAGCGTCTTCGCCCCCGACCCGATCAACGGGGACTACCGGCTGCAGGTGCGTGCCGTCGTCGAGACCGACGGGCAGCCGGTCGAGACCGAGTGGGTCGACGCGACCGCGGCGGAGCTGACCATGCACATGCACAACCTGTTCCCGCCCCGGGCGGCGATGTCGGCGAACGACGTCGCCTCCCGGGTCAAGGGTGCCTTCGACAAGCTCGACAAGGACCAGAAGGACGTCGTGGCCCTCGGGTACTACGACGGCGACGACTGGCGCGATCGGATGGAGACCGCGCTGCGCGCCTACGACGACGACGGCGTCACCCGCTACATGAAGGCCGACCGGCTCGCGTCGGCCTACTCCACGCAGGTGGCCTACGCGATGTGGGGCGAGGACGTGACCCAGGTTCAGTTCAGCGTGAGCCGGCAGAACGTCGTGCCCTACGAGAAGCGGAACGATCCCGAGGCCGAGCGGCCCGGCGTGCAGGCCGTGCCCATCGGCTGGCGCGGCCTGGTCGAGGAGCCCGGACAGTCCCGGGAGAACTTCGCCGAGATCTTCCTCACCGGAGTGGAGGAGTCCGGCCGATGA